Proteins from one Impatiens glandulifera chromosome 2, dImpGla2.1, whole genome shotgun sequence genomic window:
- the LOC124924173 gene encoding rust resistance kinase Lr10-like — MRCSLYSGRQKQAKVEVKRKAREFIKTYQSTVLRSYTYNDLNKMTDGFKEKLGKGGFGSVFKGTFRDGTPIAVKMLKNYVGDHDRSDFLNEITTISMIRHFNIIRLLGFSWDGSNQALVYEFMSNGSVGDLLGGSIGPIRPRKLLEIATGIAHGIEYLHIGCDVRILHLDIKPQNILLDHNFSPKIFDFGLAMTYSRNRSAITMPGGAKGTIGYIAPEIFMRNFGKPSDKSDVYSFGMLLLEMAGAKDRPIDLQQEEGSSSNDYFPNWVYEKLLIMENEKENIVELDEEEEEDMVIRKKIAMVGLWCIQINPRHRPSMTRVVEMLLANMEAIEMPPKPLSFFSSGQEPLEYEITSFQSEDSSLPLTSIEINQS, encoded by the coding sequence ATGCGGTGTTCACTCTATTCCGGGAGACAGAAACAAGCAAAAGTAGAAGTTAAGAGAAAGGCAAGAGAATTCATAAAGACATATCAATCCACCGTACTGAGAAGCTACACTTACAACGATTTGAATAAAATGACCGACGGATTCAAAGAGAAACTCGGAAAGGGAGGCTTTGGAAGTGTATTCAAAGGCACATTTCGAGATGGAACGCCAATTGCTGTAAAGATGTTGAAAAACTATGTAGGAGATCATGACCGCAGTGATTTCCTAAATGAAATAACTACCATCAGCATGATTCGCCATTTCAACATCATTCGACTTCTGGGATTTTCTTGGGATGGATCGAATCAAGCTCTCGTGTATGAGTTCATGTCTAACGGATCAGTTGGGGACTTGTTAGGTGGGTCTATCGGTCCAATAAGACCAAGAAAGCTTCTTGAAATTGCAACTGGAATAGCACATGGGATTGAGTACTTACACATAGGTTGTGATGTGAGGATCTTGCATTTAGACATAAAGCCTCAAAACATATTGTTGGATCACAACTTCAGTCCTAAGATATTTGATTTCGGCCTGGCCATGACTTATTCAAGAAACCGGAGTGCCATAACCATGCCAGGGGGTGCTAAAGGGACTATAGGTTACATTGCTCCAGAGATATTCATGAGGAACTTTGGTAAGCCCTCTGATAAATCTGATGTTTACAGTTTTGGAATGTTGTTGCTAGAAATGGCAGGTGCAAAAGACCGGCCCATTGATCTTCAACAAGAGGAGGGTAGTTCTAGCAATGACTACTTTCCGAATTGGGTATATGAGAAACTACTTATCATGGAGAATGAGAAAGAGAATATTGTGGAGCTTgatgaggaagaggaagaagatatGGTGATTAGGAAGAAGATTGCAATGGTTGGATTATGGTGTATTCAAATAAATCCAAGACATAGACCATCTATGACAAGGGTTGTAGAAATGTTATTGGCCAATATGGAAGCCATTGAAATGCCACCCAAACCCTTATCATTCTTTTCTTCTGGGCAGGAACCGTTGGAGTATGAGATTACTTCTTTTCAGAGTGAAGACAGCTCTTTGCCTCTCACTAGTATTGAAATTAATCAGTCATGA